From uncultured Desulfobacter sp.:
GCAAAGGCGGCAAACCTTGATCATCTTTACATATTGAATAATTATCAGGTTCCGGCCGGACACCATAAAACAGGTAAGACCTACGAGGAATTTGCCGACATCATGCTTGAGAACGCGAAATCAAGATTGCGGCTCGCCTTGTCCAAAGTAGATCTTAAATCCGTGAGTATCAAACCGGTTTTTAAACAAGATAAAAATGTTGTCAGCAGTATCCGAAACTTTTCAAAAAGTTTAGGGGACGCCCTGATCGTTGTCGGGGCCCGGGGCCGAAGTGGTAATATTGCTGCAATACTTCTGGGCAGCATCACCGAAGGGTTGATCAGGACAACACACAAACCGCTTCTGGCAGTTAAAGAAAAAGGCGAAGGATTAAATATTTTAGAAGCATTTACATCACAATAACGGCCATGGCCGACCTGGTCTTTCACCGAAGTTAGGCCACAACAAATCATGAAAGAAACTAACTGGGTAGTTTAGTTCTTTCATATAAAATAATTCCAGGAGAGTTAGAATGGATCATCATGACCACGGAGATGAACCCCTGATTTTGAGACTTCGTTCCATCATCCGATTTGCCGTAAGGGTTCTGGCTCTGATTATGACGGTGGTAATTCTTTGGGGGGTGGTTGATGTGTGCTGGGTGTTGTATCAAAAATTGATCTCACCACCCGGATTCCTGCTGACCATCAGTGATATCCTTGCCACTTTCGGGGCCTTTATGGCGGTACTCATTGCCATTGAAATATTTGTAAATATATGTATTTATCTGAGGGAAGATGTGATCCATGTCCAGATTGTCATGGCAACCGCCCTGATGGCCATTGCCCGGAAAGTTATCATTCTTGACTTCAACAAGACCAGTCCGGAATACGTGTGGGCCATAGGTGGTGTTGTTTTTGCCATGAGCATCGGGTATTTTCTGGTAATTAACTCATCTCAAAAATGTCTTTCAATGTTTGATCCAATCTTTCCGGGGGATCACCATGAAATACATAAAGACGAAAAGCCGGAATAGGCTGGCCCGAGCAGAATTTGGATCACAAGATGAATAGTCAAA
This genomic window contains:
- a CDS encoding phosphate-starvation-inducible PsiE family protein; translated protein: MDHHDHGDEPLILRLRSIIRFAVRVLALIMTVVILWGVVDVCWVLYQKLISPPGFLLTISDILATFGAFMAVLIAIEIFVNICIYLREDVIHVQIVMATALMAIARKVIILDFNKTSPEYVWAIGGVVFAMSIGYFLVINSSQKCLSMFDPIFPGDHHEIHKDEKPE